The Haladaptatus cibarius D43 genome window below encodes:
- a CDS encoding small ribosomal subunit Rsm22 family protein: MKPEQREQVRSNALYLRDVRPIDPEEISEYIEGQPHPAVVRQVLREQSLDLGLVERDDGTFEPASEEPISPTFRGVESFPETYGRKLEDLLVGEFGVGWPDGESGVKLRETIRRLKEDYFAQNPVEYDYRVALAYAIYHLPDYYAVVQYVLSELAERGLLSRKIRVLDVGAGVGGPALGFHDFYPDDSLVEYHAVEPSDAVDVFAAMMEETRENFHATTHRETAEAFEPEGEYDIVLFANVLSEVDDPEAVTEKYLDYLADDGSMVAIAPADKNASIGLREVERNVSDRTTVYSPTLRLWPGEEPSDRGWSFDVKSELDIPAFQRRLDESEGRDETENGGEDARGDGEFVNVDVQYSHVVLRTDGIRRFEFTADKSRSAKMTEMERHVTERVNLIAVKLSHSLSEEGRNDLFKTGDGSENVSHFAVLTKETALNRALQEAEYGNLLSFEEVLVLWNEDEGAYNLVVDEQTVVDRL, translated from the coding sequence ATGAAACCCGAACAGCGCGAGCAGGTGCGCTCGAACGCGCTCTACCTCCGCGACGTGCGCCCAATCGACCCGGAGGAAATTTCGGAGTACATCGAAGGACAACCGCATCCGGCGGTTGTCCGGCAGGTGCTCCGCGAACAGTCGCTCGACCTCGGACTCGTGGAACGCGACGATGGAACCTTCGAACCGGCCTCCGAAGAGCCGATTTCACCGACCTTCCGCGGCGTCGAATCGTTCCCCGAAACATACGGAAGAAAACTCGAAGACCTGCTCGTCGGGGAGTTTGGCGTCGGATGGCCGGACGGCGAATCGGGAGTGAAACTGCGCGAGACGATTCGCCGACTCAAGGAGGATTACTTCGCCCAGAATCCCGTGGAGTACGACTATCGAGTCGCGCTCGCCTACGCCATCTACCACCTGCCGGACTACTACGCCGTGGTTCAGTACGTCCTCTCGGAACTCGCGGAGCGCGGTCTACTTTCCCGAAAAATTCGGGTGTTAGATGTGGGTGCTGGTGTCGGCGGCCCGGCACTGGGTTTCCACGATTTCTATCCCGACGATAGCTTGGTCGAATATCACGCCGTCGAACCGAGCGACGCCGTGGACGTGTTTGCCGCGATGATGGAGGAAACGCGGGAGAACTTCCACGCGACGACGCACCGGGAAACCGCGGAGGCGTTCGAACCGGAAGGCGAGTACGACATCGTTCTGTTCGCCAACGTGTTGAGCGAGGTGGACGACCCCGAGGCTGTCACGGAAAAATATCTTGACTATCTCGCCGACGATGGTTCGATGGTCGCCATCGCCCCGGCGGACAAAAACGCCAGCATCGGTCTTCGAGAGGTCGAACGAAACGTTTCCGACCGAACCACGGTGTACTCGCCGACGCTCCGCCTCTGGCCGGGCGAGGAACCGAGCGACCGAGGGTGGTCGTTCGACGTGAAATCGGAGTTAGACATTCCGGCGTTCCAGCGTCGATTGGACGAGAGTGAGGGGAGGGACGAAACCGAAAATGGCGGCGAGGACGCCCGAGGCGACGGCGAGTTCGTCAACGTGGACGTGCAGTATTCTCACGTCGTCCTTCGAACTGACGGAATCCGTCGGTTCGAATTTACCGCCGACAAATCTCGGTCGGCGAAGATGACCGAGATGGAGCGACACGTTACGGAGCGCGTGAATCTCATCGCGGTAAAACTCAGTCATTCGCTGTCGGAGGAGGGAAGAAACGACCTGTTCAAAACCGGTGACGGGAGCGAGAACGTCAGTCACTTCGCAGTGCTGACGAAGGAGACGGCGCTCAATCGTGCGCTTCAAGAGGCAGAGTACGGAAATCTGCTTTCCTTCGAGGAGGTGCTGGTACTGTGGAACGAGGACGAAGGCGCGTACAATCTCGTGGTCGATGAACAGACGGTCGTTGACCGTCTGTAA
- a CDS encoding prephenate dehydrogenase/arogenate dehydrogenase family protein, whose amino-acid sequence MNVLVVGAGAMGRWFGKSLDCDLAFTDADPAVAERAAEQVGGKAVELDTSETFEAVCLTVPLPAVDDAIEDHAEKAETALLDLTGVMAEPISSMAKHAPDKERVSLHPLFGPENAPGNVAVVAAEPGPVTDEILSALKSRGNTLVETTPEEHDEAMTTVQAGAHTAVLAFALSANSVPEGLRTPVYDSLADLTEQVTSGDSRVYADIQAAFDGAEDVAIAAHDLADADPTEFERLYRTAKMKTNRAEDESEDEL is encoded by the coding sequence ATGAACGTACTCGTCGTCGGTGCGGGCGCGATGGGTCGCTGGTTCGGCAAGTCGCTGGACTGCGACCTCGCGTTCACCGACGCAGACCCGGCGGTCGCGGAACGCGCCGCAGAACAAGTCGGCGGAAAGGCGGTCGAACTGGACACGTCAGAAACCTTCGAGGCGGTCTGTCTGACGGTTCCCCTGCCCGCAGTCGATGACGCAATCGAAGACCACGCCGAGAAAGCCGAGACGGCACTCCTCGACCTGACCGGCGTGATGGCGGAACCGATTTCCTCGATGGCCAAACACGCGCCAGACAAAGAACGAGTCAGCCTTCATCCTCTGTTCGGTCCCGAAAACGCACCCGGAAACGTGGCGGTCGTGGCGGCCGAACCCGGCCCCGTGACCGACGAAATTCTCTCTGCCCTCAAATCGCGCGGCAACACGCTGGTCGAGACGACGCCGGAGGAACACGACGAGGCGATGACCACGGTGCAGGCGGGAGCGCACACCGCGGTTCTTGCCTTCGCGCTCTCGGCGAACTCGGTTCCGGAGGGACTTCGAACACCCGTCTACGACAGCCTCGCCGACCTCACGGAGCAAGTGACGAGCGGCGATTCGCGCGTCTACGCCGACATTCAGGCGGCCTTCGACGGCGCGGAGGATGTCGCAATCGCGGCCCACGACCTCGCGGATGCAGACCCGACGGAGTTCGAGAGACTGTATCGAACGGCGAAAATGAAGACAAATCGAGCGGAAGACGAATCGGAGGACGAACTATGA
- a CDS encoding ester cyclase produces the protein MSIRTADNEAVVIREIEEIWSGGDLGVIDDVVAEDVVYHTPMMDMDGRDEYREMAEEVRKVFTDLEMNVEDVISTDDKVVVRYTTRGTHSGEMMGIEPTDEEIEMTGILIDRIEDGKIQERYDNADELGMFVQLGVVELPEMEYEE, from the coding sequence ATGAGCATCAGAACTGCGGACAACGAAGCGGTCGTAATTCGGGAAATCGAAGAGATATGGAGCGGCGGTGACCTCGGCGTCATCGACGATGTCGTCGCGGAGGACGTCGTCTACCACACGCCAATGATGGACATGGATGGGCGGGACGAATACCGGGAGATGGCCGAAGAAGTTCGGAAGGTTTTCACCGACCTCGAAATGAACGTCGAGGACGTGATTTCGACGGACGACAAGGTCGTCGTTCGATACACGACGCGGGGGACCCACAGCGGCGAGATGATGGGCATCGAACCGACGGACGAGGAAATCGAAATGACCGGCATCCTCATCGACCGTATCGAAGACGGGAAGATACAGGAACGCTACGACAACGCCGACGAACTGGGGATGTTCGTCCAACTCGGCGTCGTGGAACTGCCCGAGATGGAGTACGAAGAGTAG
- a CDS encoding LLM class flavin-dependent oxidoreductase, translated as MSDENIHFNLFTMNAVEHVTAGNWRTPGDQSHRYTDMDYWQEVARLAERGKFDAVFFADVRGIYDVHGGNRDTAIEKAIQTPANDPELLIPAMASVTDDLGFAVTRSTTYVHPYQLAREFSTLDHITDGRVAFNIVTSYLESAAENLGLDERMEHDTRYDRAEEFMRVCYRLWEDSWEDDAVIRDVGAGKYTDPEKVHAIDYEGEHFSVPGPHSCEPSPQRTPVLYQAGSSERGRNFAANNAEALFVSQPTTEAVKSYVEDVRERATEVGRNGDELAFFAGIAPIVGETEEIAQAKYETYRENVDTEATLTLLGGFMDLDFSELAPDQPVEHIETEAIQGAVNALTKHAPERDWTVRDVAEFCGLGSTSPVVVGSPEQVADELEAWRDETGVTGFNLKELVRPGTLWDFVDLVVPELEKRGLVREEYEGETLRENLVGRRYLADDHPGKHD; from the coding sequence ATGAGCGACGAGAACATTCACTTCAACCTGTTCACGATGAACGCGGTGGAACACGTCACGGCGGGCAACTGGCGCACGCCGGGCGACCAATCCCACCGCTACACCGACATGGACTACTGGCAGGAGGTCGCCCGACTCGCAGAGCGCGGGAAGTTCGACGCCGTCTTCTTCGCCGACGTGCGGGGAATCTACGACGTACACGGCGGAAATCGGGACACCGCAATCGAGAAGGCCATCCAGACGCCCGCGAACGACCCGGAGCTGCTGATTCCGGCGATGGCCAGCGTGACCGACGACCTCGGCTTTGCGGTGACGCGCTCTACGACCTACGTCCATCCCTACCAACTCGCCCGCGAGTTTTCGACGTTAGACCACATCACGGACGGCCGAGTCGCGTTCAACATCGTCACGTCGTACCTCGAAAGCGCGGCAGAGAATCTCGGGTTGGACGAGCGAATGGAACACGACACGCGATACGACCGCGCCGAGGAGTTCATGCGGGTCTGCTACCGACTGTGGGAGGACAGTTGGGAGGACGACGCGGTGATTCGAGATGTGGGCGCAGGAAAATACACCGACCCCGAGAAAGTCCACGCAATCGACTACGAGGGCGAGCATTTCTCGGTTCCCGGGCCGCACTCCTGTGAACCGTCGCCACAGCGCACCCCGGTTCTCTATCAAGCCGGGTCGTCCGAGCGCGGGCGGAACTTCGCGGCGAACAACGCGGAAGCGTTGTTCGTCAGCCAACCGACGACGGAAGCCGTGAAAAGCTACGTCGAGGACGTAAGAGAGCGCGCGACCGAGGTGGGACGAAACGGCGACGAACTCGCTTTCTTCGCCGGAATCGCGCCAATCGTCGGCGAGACGGAAGAAATCGCCCAAGCAAAATACGAGACGTACCGCGAAAACGTCGATACCGAGGCGACCCTGACCCTGCTCGGCGGGTTCATGGATTTGGACTTCTCGGAACTCGCGCCCGACCAACCGGTCGAACACATCGAAACCGAGGCGATTCAGGGCGCGGTCAACGCGCTGACCAAGCACGCCCCGGAGCGCGACTGGACGGTGCGCGACGTAGCGGAGTTTTGCGGCCTCGGTTCCACCTCGCCCGTCGTCGTCGGGTCGCCCGAACAGGTCGCGGACGAACTGGAGGCATGGCGCGACGAAACCGGGGTTACGGGATTCAATTTGAAGGAACTCGTTCGCCCCGGCACGCTTTGGGATTTCGTGGATTTGGTCGTGCCCGAACTCGAAAAACGCGGGTTGGTGCGCGAGGAGTACGAAGGAGAAACGCTTCGGGAGAATTTGGTTGGGCGTCGGTATCTGGCAGACGACCACCCGGGAAAACACGACTGA
- a CDS encoding carboxylate--amine ligase yields the protein MAEEFRSFDGLRQAVAETTFDRPPAIVCNGHVTGLSVARALSAHDVPVIAIDRNGKGVAPYSDAVDFAGQVTYPLDDRDGFREDVEALADELEHEPVAFPCMDEWVHAFAGTEPEGVRLPFAGRETIDAVLNKESLYQKAEELGVPYPETYRMADTAPEKALENLDFPFVVKPALKREFEEAVGTNVIEVADEEEFLDVVAMAEDAGINVMAQEKVDIATGRDCSLASYVSQEGDPVTFIGNARVRYPQEFGTSCLVRQADQPEIEERALSILSETGYYGISESEFVYDQSREEYVLLDINTRPWKWISLPVQAGADLPGAAYAEAVGEEFEAGDTHDATWVYLADYLKLLANDAAFSDVLGEREWRTLFSGEFEGVDELTTGVYRPSDVGPAYRLLKTEFGTSDYYCSC from the coding sequence ATGGCCGAGGAATTTCGCTCGTTTGACGGGCTTCGTCAGGCAGTGGCGGAGACGACGTTCGACAGGCCGCCAGCAATCGTTTGCAACGGACACGTAACCGGATTGAGCGTTGCCCGCGCACTGTCAGCGCACGACGTACCGGTTATCGCCATCGACAGAAACGGGAAGGGCGTCGCGCCGTACTCCGACGCCGTGGATTTCGCGGGGCAGGTAACCTACCCACTGGACGACCGCGACGGCTTCCGAGAGGACGTGGAAGCCCTCGCGGACGAACTAGAACACGAACCAGTTGCGTTCCCCTGTATGGACGAATGGGTGCACGCCTTCGCCGGAACCGAACCCGAAGGCGTCCGCCTTCCCTTCGCCGGTCGGGAAACCATCGACGCCGTGCTGAACAAAGAATCGCTGTATCAGAAGGCCGAGGAACTCGGTGTTCCCTACCCGGAAACGTACCGAATGGCCGATACGGCCCCCGAAAAAGCACTCGAAAACCTCGACTTTCCGTTCGTCGTCAAACCTGCGCTCAAACGCGAGTTCGAGGAAGCCGTCGGCACGAACGTCATCGAAGTCGCCGACGAGGAGGAGTTTTTGGACGTGGTGGCGATGGCCGAAGATGCCGGAATCAACGTCATGGCCCAAGAGAAGGTGGACATCGCAACGGGGCGAGATTGCTCGCTCGCGTCCTACGTTTCCCAAGAGGGCGACCCGGTTACCTTCATCGGCAACGCCCGGGTTCGCTACCCGCAGGAGTTCGGGACTTCCTGTCTGGTTCGGCAGGCCGACCAACCGGAAATCGAAGAGCGTGCCTTGTCGATTCTTTCTGAAACCGGTTACTACGGAATCAGCGAATCCGAGTTCGTCTACGACCAATCGCGCGAGGAGTACGTCCTGTTGGACATCAACACCCGCCCGTGGAAGTGGATTAGCCTGCCCGTGCAGGCCGGGGCCGACCTGCCGGGGGCCGCCTACGCCGAGGCAGTCGGCGAGGAATTTGAGGCTGGCGACACCCACGACGCGACGTGGGTGTATCTGGCAGATTACCTGAAACTGCTCGCAAACGATGCCGCTTTCTCGGACGTGCTCGGTGAACGTGAGTGGCGTACCCTGTTCTCCGGTGAGTTTGAGGGAGTCGATGAGTTGACGACTGGCGTGTATCGTCCGAGTGATGTCGGCCCGGCCTATCGGTTGCTGAAAACCGAGTTCGGGACTTCCGACTATTATTGTTCTTGTTAG
- a CDS encoding DMT family transporter has product MSRTSIVSAFLVLSALWGSSFAAIRLGLPSMPPVLFAALRFYLAGAVMVAYAIYSQTRWRPQGDDWKTVAVGALFFIAAHHAFLFVGEQYVTSAVAGVIISLDPVLAAGFAALLLPDERLSELGVVGLLFGLLGATIVANPSPENLVGSDVRGVVLVFLAAAAFALGAVLTRRFRTDLPAVSMQAWMMLVGAVVLHAVSLALPSERLADIEWTVDAILALGYLAFVAGGIGFLLYFALLDEIGPVEINLVGYVAPLFAGLSGWVVLGEPIEETTVAGFAVIVVGFALLKRRALLDAF; this is encoded by the coding sequence GTGTCACGCACCAGCATTGTTTCGGCGTTCCTCGTGCTTTCCGCCCTCTGGGGGAGTTCGTTCGCCGCGATTCGTCTCGGCCTTCCGTCGATGCCTCCCGTCCTGTTCGCGGCACTTCGGTTCTATCTCGCTGGCGCGGTGATGGTGGCGTACGCGATATATTCCCAGACACGCTGGCGGCCGCAGGGCGACGACTGGAAAACGGTCGCGGTCGGCGCGCTGTTTTTCATCGCGGCCCATCACGCCTTCCTCTTCGTCGGCGAGCAGTACGTCACCAGCGCGGTCGCCGGAGTCATCATCAGCCTCGATCCGGTGCTGGCGGCCGGATTTGCGGCCCTCCTGCTCCCCGACGAGCGACTGTCCGAACTCGGGGTTGTGGGCCTTCTCTTCGGCCTCCTCGGGGCAACAATCGTGGCGAATCCGTCCCCGGAAAATCTGGTTGGAAGCGACGTTCGCGGCGTCGTGTTGGTGTTCCTCGCCGCGGCGGCGTTCGCCCTCGGTGCGGTACTCACGCGCCGCTTTCGAACCGACCTTCCGGCAGTGTCGATGCAGGCGTGGATGATGCTCGTCGGAGCGGTCGTCCTCCACGCAGTCAGCCTCGCCCTCCCGAGCGAGCGATTGGCGGACATCGAGTGGACGGTGGACGCCATCCTCGCACTCGGCTACCTCGCCTTCGTCGCGGGTGGCATCGGATTCCTGCTCTACTTCGCTCTGCTCGACGAAATCGGCCCGGTCGAAATCAATCTGGTCGGCTACGTCGCGCCCCTGTTCGCGGGACTCTCGGGATGGGTGGTTCTCGGCGAACCGATAGAAGAAACGACCGTGGCGGGATTCGCGGTTATCGTCGTCGGGTTCGCCCTCCTCAAACGTCGGGCGCTTCTAGATGCGTTTTGA
- a CDS encoding aldo/keto reductase produces MPMLGFGTYELEEYDQCVESVKTAIETGYRHIDTAEGYDNESAVGDAIAESDVSREELFVATKVSPDNLDYDHVLTSAEESLERLGLDYVDLLYVHWPTDEYEADDTLEAFAELREEGLIREIGVSNFTVDLLEEAAEVAEEPIFANQVEMHPLLQQDDLGEFCGQEDVDVELVAYSPIARGDVADVPELRAVAEKYDATPAQVSLAWCREKGVTAIPKATGQEHIQENWRSLGVELDEGDVEKIDGIDREERLIDPDRAPWN; encoded by the coding sequence ATGCCGATGCTCGGCTTCGGAACCTACGAGTTAGAAGAGTACGACCAGTGCGTCGAGAGCGTGAAAACCGCCATCGAAACAGGCTACCGGCACATCGACACCGCCGAGGGATACGACAACGAATCCGCGGTGGGCGACGCCATCGCTGAATCGGACGTTTCCCGCGAGGAACTGTTCGTGGCGACGAAGGTCAGCCCGGACAACCTTGACTACGACCACGTGCTCACGAGCGCGGAAGAGAGTCTCGAACGGTTAGGACTCGACTACGTCGATTTGCTCTACGTCCACTGGCCGACTGACGAGTACGAAGCGGACGACACCCTCGAAGCCTTCGCGGAACTCCGTGAGGAAGGATTGATACGGGAAATCGGCGTGAGCAACTTCACGGTAGACCTCCTCGAAGAGGCGGCCGAAGTCGCCGAAGAGCCGATTTTCGCCAATCAGGTCGAGATGCATCCCCTGCTCCAGCAGGACGACCTCGGGGAGTTCTGCGGGCAGGAAGACGTTGACGTGGAACTCGTCGCCTACTCGCCTATCGCTCGCGGCGACGTGGCTGACGTTCCGGAACTTCGAGCGGTCGCAGAGAAGTACGACGCCACTCCGGCGCAGGTCAGCCTCGCGTGGTGCCGTGAAAAGGGCGTCACCGCCATTCCGAAGGCGACCGGGCAGGAACACATCCAGGAGAACTGGCGCAGTCTGGGCGTCGAACTCGACGAAGGAGACGTGGAGAAAATCGACGGTATCGACCGGGAAGAGCGACTCATCGACCCCGACAGGGCACCGTGGAACTAG
- a CDS encoding M24 family metallopeptidase, with the protein MEKDLSALDSALDSLGVDGFLIDAASSDSDQLYLSGFDAPDSFTTLYADGVHLLVSSLEYGRAKKESDAETVTRTAEYDFHEKVSEYGWKEAEMRVLAEFLADHGVESVAVPERFPVGVADGLRDVGVSVSPEETDVITEIRATKTDEEIEHVRVAQKANEASMQAAEDLLSAATVEDGILYHDGEVLTSERVKEEIEVTLLRHGAALDETIVACGVDAADPHDRGSGPLKADEAIIIDIFPRDKASKYHADMTRTFVKGDPSAEMRARYNLTHEAFDAALEAVEPGATGTEVHDAVCDVYENAGYETLRSDSNTETGFIHSTGHGIGLDVHELPKVSPAGGELKPGHVITIEPGLYDPAVGGVRIEDLVVVTEDGYENLTDYPIEFVLD; encoded by the coding sequence ATGGAAAAAGACCTCTCGGCGTTGGATTCCGCGCTCGATTCGCTAGGCGTAGACGGCTTTCTCATCGACGCGGCATCCTCCGACTCAGACCAGTTGTATCTCTCCGGATTCGACGCACCGGACTCCTTCACGACGCTCTACGCGGACGGCGTCCACCTGCTCGTTTCGAGCCTCGAATACGGACGCGCAAAGAAAGAAAGTGACGCGGAAACGGTCACGCGAACCGCGGAGTACGACTTCCACGAGAAAGTCTCCGAATACGGGTGGAAAGAAGCCGAAATGCGCGTGCTTGCAGAGTTCCTCGCCGACCACGGCGTGGAATCGGTCGCCGTTCCAGAACGTTTCCCGGTCGGTGTCGCGGACGGCCTGCGCGACGTGGGCGTTTCCGTCTCACCCGAGGAAACCGACGTCATCACCGAGATTCGCGCGACGAAGACGGACGAGGAAATCGAACACGTCCGCGTCGCACAGAAGGCTAACGAGGCGTCCATGCAGGCCGCAGAAGACCTACTTTCCGCCGCGACGGTCGAAGACGGCATCCTCTACCACGACGGCGAGGTGCTGACCAGCGAGCGCGTGAAAGAGGAAATCGAAGTCACTCTCCTGCGCCACGGGGCCGCGCTGGACGAAACCATCGTCGCCTGCGGGGTGGACGCCGCAGATCCCCATGACCGCGGAAGCGGGCCGCTCAAAGCCGACGAAGCGATTATCATCGACATCTTCCCGCGCGACAAGGCGAGCAAGTACCACGCCGACATGACCCGGACGTTCGTCAAGGGCGACCCATCCGCGGAGATGCGCGCGCGCTACAACCTCACGCACGAGGCGTTCGATGCGGCGCTCGAAGCCGTCGAACCGGGCGCGACAGGAACAGAGGTTCACGACGCGGTCTGCGACGTGTACGAAAACGCGGGGTACGAAACGCTCCGGAGCGACTCGAACACGGAAACCGGATTCATCCACAGCACGGGCCACGGCATCGGCTTGGACGTTCACGAACTCCCGAAAGTCAGCCCCGCAGGTGGCGAACTGAAACCGGGCCACGTCATCACCATCGAACCGGGCTTGTACGACCCAGCGGTCGGCGGCGTCCGAATCGAGGATTTAGTCGTCGTCACGGAGGACGGCTATGAGAATTTGACCGACTATCCAATCGAGTTTGTCTTGGACTGA
- a CDS encoding acetyl-CoA carboxylase biotin carboxylase subunit encodes MFDKVLVANRGEIAVRVMRACEELGIDTVAVYSDADRNAGHVRYADEAYNIGPARAADSYLDHEAVIDAAEKAGADAIHPGYGFLAENAEFAGKVEETEGVTWVGPTSHSMEQLGEKTKARKVMQEADVPIVPGTTDPVTEPEDVHAFGEEYGYPIAIKAEGGGGGRGMKVVRTEDEVEEQLESAQREGEAYFDNDSVYLERYLEQPRHIEVQIIADQQGNVRHLGERDCSLQRRHQKVIEEGPSPALSDALREEIGEAARQGVKASDYVNAGTVEFLVEDGEFFFLEVNTRIQVEHCVTEELTGIDIVKWQLRVADGDELDFAQEDVELEGHAMEFRINAENAAQDFAPARSGSLDVYDPPGGVGVRLDDSLRQGDDLVTDYDSMIAKLIVHGSDREECLARGRRALAEYDIEGVVTIIPFHRVMLEDEKFVAGEHTTKYLDEELDDEKVADAQAKWGSAESSGDDEEVVEREFTVEVNGKRFEVNLEQRGEIAAVPANGNSGGQKPKPAGGSSGGSETVVDAEGETVSAEMQGTILDVKVAEGDEIESGDVVCVLEAMKMENDVVASRGGTVTQIAVSEGDSVDMGDVLVVVD; translated from the coding sequence ATGTTCGACAAGGTTCTCGTCGCAAACCGTGGAGAAATCGCGGTTCGCGTCATGCGCGCCTGTGAAGAACTCGGAATCGACACCGTCGCGGTCTACAGCGACGCCGACCGAAACGCGGGTCACGTTCGCTACGCCGACGAAGCGTACAACATCGGCCCGGCGCGGGCGGCCGACTCGTACCTCGACCACGAGGCCGTCATCGACGCCGCCGAAAAGGCTGGCGCGGACGCCATCCACCCCGGCTACGGCTTCCTCGCGGAGAACGCCGAGTTCGCAGGGAAAGTGGAAGAGACAGAGGGCGTCACGTGGGTCGGCCCGACCAGCCACTCGATGGAACAACTGGGCGAGAAGACGAAAGCCCGAAAAGTGATGCAGGAGGCCGACGTGCCAATCGTTCCCGGGACGACCGACCCCGTTACGGAACCCGAAGACGTCCACGCCTTCGGCGAAGAGTACGGCTACCCAATCGCTATCAAGGCAGAAGGTGGCGGCGGCGGCCGGGGAATGAAAGTCGTCCGAACCGAAGACGAGGTCGAAGAGCAACTCGAATCCGCCCAGCGCGAGGGTGAGGCGTACTTCGACAACGATTCGGTCTACCTCGAACGCTATCTCGAACAGCCACGACACATCGAAGTGCAGATTATCGCCGACCAGCAGGGCAACGTGCGCCACCTCGGCGAACGTGACTGTTCGCTCCAGCGCCGCCACCAGAAAGTCATCGAGGAAGGCCCATCGCCCGCGCTCTCGGACGCGCTCCGAGAGGAAATCGGCGAGGCGGCCCGACAGGGTGTCAAGGCCTCCGACTACGTCAACGCCGGAACCGTGGAGTTCCTCGTGGAAGACGGCGAGTTTTTCTTCCTCGAAGTGAACACCCGGATTCAGGTCGAACACTGTGTGACCGAGGAATTGACGGGCATCGACATCGTAAAATGGCAACTCCGCGTTGCCGACGGGGACGAACTCGACTTCGCGCAGGAAGACGTGGAACTCGAAGGTCACGCGATGGAGTTCCGCATCAACGCGGAGAACGCGGCCCAAGACTTCGCACCGGCCCGGAGTGGGTCGCTCGACGTGTACGACCCGCCGGGCGGCGTCGGCGTCCGTCTGGACGATTCGCTCCGCCAGGGCGACGACCTCGTGACGGATTACGACTCGATGATTGCGAAACTCATCGTTCACGGTTCCGACCGTGAGGAGTGTCTCGCACGCGGTCGCCGCGCACTCGCGGAGTACGACATCGAGGGCGTCGTCACCATCATCCCGTTCCACCGTGTCATGCTCGAAGACGAGAAGTTCGTCGCTGGCGAGCACACGACGAAGTATCTGGACGAGGAACTGGACGACGAGAAGGTCGCAGACGCCCAAGCAAAGTGGGGGTCGGCGGAATCGTCCGGCGACGACGAGGAGGTCGTCGAACGCGAGTTTACGGTCGAAGTCAACGGCAAGCGATTCGAGGTCAATCTCGAACAGCGCGGCGAAATCGCGGCAGTTCCCGCGAACGGCAACTCCGGCGGCCAGAAACCGAAACCGGCGGGCGGAAGCAGTGGCGGCAGTGAAACCGTCGTGGACGCCGAGGGAGAAACGGTCAGCGCCGAGATGCAGGGGACGATTCTCGACGTGAAGGTCGCGGAAGGCGACGAAATCGAATCCGGCGACGTGGTCTGTGTCCTCGAAGCCATGAAGATGGAAAACGACGTGGTCGCCTCCCGCGGCGGCACCGTCACACAAATCGCGGTGAGCGAAGGCGACAGCGTCGATATGGGCGACGTGCTCGTCGTGGTGGACTGA
- a CDS encoding N-acetylmuramoyl-L-alanine amidase gives MQENSSGNSTRRDVLKHLGAVGVAGLGGAAAMSGTAAAKPSVDWEPADSSNFSGANRGAGYIDWVIIHTVQGSASSAVNWFQNPDANVSAHYTVSESGYEYQSVSDQNIAWHAGGSNYNTYSVGIEHGGYVSGTYEDAQYRASAKLASWLCDQYGVPKQHPSNVPYDAANPANGGIIAHSQVPESTHTDPGSNWDWGYYIDLVNSY, from the coding sequence ATGCAAGAAAACAGCAGTGGTAATTCGACACGGCGTGACGTATTGAAGCACCTCGGCGCGGTCGGCGTGGCTGGTCTCGGCGGGGCCGCGGCGATGAGCGGTACCGCGGCGGCGAAGCCGTCTGTTGACTGGGAACCTGCTGACTCCAGCAACTTCTCGGGCGCCAATCGCGGCGCAGGCTATATCGATTGGGTCATCATTCACACCGTCCAGGGTTCCGCCAGTAGTGCGGTCAACTGGTTCCAGAACCCTGATGCTAACGTGAGTGCACACTACACCGTCTCCGAAAGCGGCTACGAATACCAGAGTGTCAGCGACCAGAATATCGCGTGGCACGCTGGCGGGTCGAACTACAACACGTACTCCGTCGGCATCGAACACGGCGGCTACGTGAGCGGAACGTACGAAGATGCCCAGTACCGGGCGTCAGCCAAGCTAGCCAGTTGGCTCTGTGACCAGTACGGCGTCCCGAAACAGCACCCGTCTAACGTTCCGTACGACGCGGCGAACCCGGCAAACGGTGGTATCATCGCTCACTCGCAAGTGCCCGAGAGTACGCATACCGACCCGGGTTCCAACTGGGATTGGGGTTACTACATCGACCTCGTCAACTCGTACTGA